The following proteins come from a genomic window of Desulfovulcanus ferrireducens:
- a CDS encoding DUF1385 domain-containing protein yields MMRSQDRLSIAVREPSGKICVECRPWLGFSRFKWQKKPFLRGFFVLLETLVNGIKALNFSAQKAYEEEGAEIKPWALFLTVCLSVVLALGIFVVLPHLLSLGMKALHLGGDVNSLSFHLWDGLFKFVLFLAYIILISFLPDIKRVFQYHGAEHKVIHAYEQGAKLIPAEIKHFSRLHPRCGTAFLLFVLSISIIIFTFIVPLFLNFYTPDSTVFKHILILFLKFLLMIPISGIAYEIIKIAGKKNHETWCKLFCLPGLFLQLLTTKEPSEDQLEVAIAALRAALGKDDLCSQN; encoded by the coding sequence ATGATGCGCTCTCAAGACAGACTGTCTATTGCTGTGCGTGAGCCAAGTGGAAAGATTTGTGTTGAGTGTAGACCGTGGCTTGGTTTCAGTCGTTTTAAATGGCAAAAAAAACCATTTTTACGTGGATTTTTTGTTCTTTTAGAGACGTTGGTCAATGGAATAAAGGCCTTAAACTTCTCAGCGCAAAAAGCATATGAGGAAGAAGGCGCAGAGATAAAGCCCTGGGCACTATTTTTGACCGTCTGCTTGTCAGTTGTTCTGGCTCTGGGTATTTTTGTTGTTCTGCCTCACCTGCTCTCCCTTGGAATGAAGGCCTTGCACTTGGGTGGTGATGTTAATAGCCTCTCTTTTCACCTATGGGATGGTCTTTTTAAATTTGTTCTTTTTTTAGCGTACATCATTCTGATATCTTTTTTGCCCGATATTAAACGTGTGTTTCAATATCATGGGGCAGAGCACAAAGTGATTCATGCGTATGAACAGGGAGCAAAATTAATACCTGCTGAGATAAAACATTTTAGCCGCCTTCACCCTAGATGCGGGACAGCTTTTCTGCTTTTTGTCCTTTCAATAAGCATTATAATCTTTACTTTTATTGTGCCTTTATTTTTAAATTTTTATACTCCGGACTCCACTGTATTTAAACACATTTTAATTTTGTTTCTAAAATTTCTACTCATGATACCTATTAGCGGTATAGCCTATGAAATTATCAAAATTGCCGGTAAAAAAAATCATGAGACGTGGTGTAAACTATTTTGTCTGCCCGGGCTATTTTTGCAACTTCTGACAACAAAAGAGCCTAGCGAGGATCAATTAGAAGTAGCCATAGCGGCTCTTCGTGCTGCTTTAGGTAAGGATGACTTATGCTCGCAAAATTAG
- the rpmE gene encoding 50S ribosomal protein L31 → MKKDIHPKVYDTLVKCSCGYQFESKSSAGKEIHVEICSNCHPFFTGQQRFVDSAGRIDRFKKKYAKFAQEKESE, encoded by the coding sequence ATGAAAAAGGATATTCATCCCAAAGTCTATGACACTTTAGTTAAATGCTCTTGCGGTTACCAGTTTGAGTCCAAGTCCAGTGCCGGTAAAGAAATACATGTTGAAATCTGCTCCAATTGTCATCCGTTTTTTACTGGCCAACAGAGATTTGTAGACTCTGCCGGGCGTATTGATCGCTTCAAAAAGAAGTACGCAAAATTTGCCCAAGAAAAAGAGTCTGAATAA
- a CDS encoding ATP synthase subunit I translates to MLARANRKIEGFFYKRGVEIPEIRTLLRNQIYLTWTGIVIALIFGLTSWAFEFIVGALLGGLNFYALAKIIQQLIFVRRGAVVALLVSFYFRLLFTGVLLYAVIVFFKANIVALLSGLSVVIVNILIFGATLVGQKFKEA, encoded by the coding sequence ATGCTCGCCCGGGCAAATAGAAAAATTGAGGGCTTCTTTTACAAACGAGGGGTGGAAATTCCTGAAATACGTACACTCTTGCGCAATCAAATTTATCTGACATGGACGGGTATTGTAATTGCCCTTATATTTGGCCTGACCAGCTGGGCTTTTGAGTTTATCGTTGGTGCCCTGCTGGGAGGGCTCAACTTCTACGCCCTGGCAAAGATTATTCAGCAATTGATCTTTGTTAGGCGTGGGGCCGTTGTCGCTCTGTTGGTCAGTTTTTATTTCCGCCTTTTGTTTACTGGTGTTCTATTGTATGCAGTCATTGTCTTTTTTAAAGCGAATATTGTAGCCCTGCTTTCTGGGCTAAGTGTAGTAATAGTCAATATTTTAATCTTTGGCGCAACTTTAGTTGGTCAAAAATTTAAGGAGGCATAA
- the atpE gene encoding ATP synthase F0 subunit C, with amino-acid sequence MRKALLTILNTIAFIALASVAFAGEAAPEVISMTSIATALGMALAAAGCGIGQGLGLKAACEGTARNPEASGKITVTMLIGLAMIESLAIYALVVNLILLFANPFLG; translated from the coding sequence ATGCGTAAGGCTCTTTTAACTATCCTAAACACTATTGCTTTCATCGCATTGGCCAGTGTAGCATTCGCAGGCGAAGCTGCTCCTGAGGTAATCTCTATGACCTCTATTGCTACAGCTTTGGGCATGGCTTTGGCTGCTGCTGGTTGTGGTATTGGCCAGGGTCTGGGTCTGAAGGCAGCTTGTGAAGGTACAGCCCGCAATCCTGAAGCCAGTGGTAAAATTACTGTTACCATGCTTATAGGTCTGGCCATGATTGAGTCTCTGGCTATTTATGCCTTGGTTGTTAACCTGATTCTTCTCTTTGCTAACCCATTCCTTGGCTAA
- the atpB gene encoding F0F1 ATP synthase subunit A, with amino-acid sequence MAGGLHPVFLLEEAVKFLGLVDAHGNSLIPNNVLYSWAIMAVLIFFGWMATKKISLVPKGVQNFFEFLIGSLEDFVVTNMGEEGRKVFPVLCTLFIYIFCCNVGGLIPGGDAPTANINTNAAMAVFVFLYYNYWGFKLHGIKYIKHFMGPYWWLAPIMFPIEIVSHLARPLSLTLRLFGNIMGEDIVLALLFILAPIVSTLPMYFLFMLADFIQAFVFFMLSMLYLKGAFEEAH; translated from the coding sequence ATGGCAGGTGGATTACATCCGGTATTTTTGTTGGAAGAGGCGGTAAAATTCCTGGGGTTGGTCGATGCCCACGGTAATAGTCTTATCCCGAACAATGTACTTTATTCATGGGCAATAATGGCCGTTCTTATCTTTTTTGGCTGGATGGCAACCAAGAAGATTTCTCTGGTCCCTAAAGGAGTGCAAAACTTTTTTGAGTTTCTTATAGGATCGTTAGAAGATTTTGTTGTCACTAACATGGGGGAAGAGGGACGAAAGGTTTTCCCTGTCTTGTGTACACTCTTTATATATATCTTTTGCTGTAATGTCGGCGGATTGATTCCTGGTGGTGATGCACCTACAGCCAACATCAATACTAATGCCGCAATGGCTGTGTTTGTCTTCTTGTACTATAATTATTGGGGTTTCAAGCTACACGGAATAAAATATATCAAGCACTTTATGGGTCCATACTGGTGGTTGGCCCCAATCATGTTCCCCATTGAAATTGTAAGCCATTTAGCCCGTCCACTGTCTCTTACATTGCGGCTTTTTGGAAACATCATGGGTGAAGATATAGTTCTGGCCCTGCTTTTTATCCTGGCTCCAATTGTCTCAACCTTGCCAATGTATTTCTTGTTCATGTTAGCTGATTTTATTCAGGCTTTCGTATTCTTCATGCTATCTATGCTCTATCTCAAGGGAGCTTTTGAAGAAGCACATTAA
- a CDS encoding redox-sensing transcriptional repressor Rex produces MQIKKEKIPRATITRLALYVQELEVLEQQGEKVVSSEKLARSCGVNPSQIRKDLAYFGEFGVRGVGYYVHELKEAIKQSLGLDRIWNVALVGVGNLGRALLRHNVLRKRGFVIVGAFDCDPFKIGEEVAGLEVICSSKLPEKVKELNIEIGIITTPQERAQRAANYLIEAGVKGIVNFAPARISAPENVAVEYVDFIHHLFSVAFQISLNQSKGKLK; encoded by the coding sequence ATGCAGATAAAAAAAGAAAAAATACCTCGGGCGACCATTACAAGGCTTGCTCTTTATGTCCAAGAACTTGAAGTGCTGGAGCAGCAGGGTGAAAAGGTCGTCTCATCTGAGAAACTGGCTAGATCATGCGGGGTAAATCCATCACAAATCCGTAAAGATTTGGCCTATTTTGGAGAATTTGGAGTCCGGGGTGTTGGCTACTATGTTCATGAACTCAAAGAAGCCATCAAACAGAGTTTAGGTCTGGACCGGATTTGGAATGTAGCCCTGGTAGGGGTAGGAAATCTCGGGAGAGCCCTTTTACGCCATAATGTTTTACGTAAAAGAGGGTTTGTCATTGTTGGAGCCTTTGATTGCGACCCTTTTAAAATTGGCGAAGAAGTGGCTGGCTTGGAAGTAATCTGTTCCAGCAAACTTCCAGAAAAGGTTAAAGAATTAAATATAGAAATCGGCATCATTACCACTCCTCAGGAACGGGCCCAAAGAGCAGCCAATTATCTTATCGAAGCTGGTGTCAAAGGTATAGTAAATTTTGCCCCTGCGAGGATAAGTGCTCCTGAAAATGTCGCGGTTGAATATGTAGACTTTATCCACCATCTTTTTTCTGTTGCCTTCCAAATTTCTCTCAATCAAAGCAAGGGAAAACTCAAATAA
- a CDS encoding AtpZ/AtpI family protein: MFFKLKDKALWQTLSKASLIGIHLVTCTFVGLLIGFYLDKWLGTKPWFLIAFLVFGIAAGFKNMYQEVKKIQDAEKKDARPGK, translated from the coding sequence ATGTTCTTTAAATTGAAAGACAAGGCCTTGTGGCAGACTTTAAGCAAGGCAAGTCTGATCGGAATTCACTTGGTAACCTGCACTTTTGTGGGGTTGCTCATAGGTTTCTATCTGGATAAATGGTTGGGCACCAAGCCATGGTTTCTAATCGCTTTCTTGGTCTTTGGCATAGCTGCTGGATTTAAAAATATGTATCAAGAAGTAAAAAAAATCCAGGATGCGGAGAAGAAAGATGCTCGCCCGGGCAAATAG